From the Brachyhypopomus gauderio isolate BG-103 chromosome 5, BGAUD_0.2, whole genome shotgun sequence genome, one window contains:
- the stox2b gene encoding storkhead-box protein 2 isoform X3: MFIPTYCYVLSADATDLLPALRSCSFSRASSHSQRFGQSGTWSSAGDVSPISMSPISQSQFIPLGEILCLAISAMNSARKTVTQETLTEHLATCFPGVPTPSLEILRHTLNMLVRERKIYPTPEGYFIVTPQTYFITPSLVRTSSKWYHLDERIPGGGAQQPCSSPPSGTVTPSTSGCVRERSHHKSHGDSYGDGYRDDVPSAHASTLQRRAKEHKEPPYAVSPPPLQASPSDKSRSALGFGSKADGGGKQRDGSGVSSSEKQSKKFGLKLFRLSFKKDKAKQLATFSAQFPPEEWPLRDEETPSTVPRDVEMEIIRRINPDLTVENLARHTAVMKRLEEEKAQRSKASSAAQQSARSKRSRGHRRAQQGRPSRSHSKTRVSRGDPSDGSNLDVSYDRDYRFYSSSLVRSPREAMMSMERNRGKYMVHSNPNIVESHFATAPEWDVSGELAKRRTEMPFPEPSRAQAHSKVHRSHSHTQERKSRNERSDKAKERSRSMDNSKGPLGGPFLGGPEDFECTPDDRSRYYTDDGTLRASAQKSHYSRVMLCAARLNSDVCVPEVGRGPLEDVMHCRPLQKSKSKDSLPPYGDLLSCSPKASVDDYFQRTSSNEASFSAPSPLVKSSHDFGDVVRKGVPLERPTPLLTSTHPVEYKDDPALGQSAMSLPVPSQTPEPSPNGRLMHQHNPDSGDLDKMAEVYSQETLFTSADYIESSFSRPGTMRKSPHAKSSEVLESQECVESALPIAAPPAPGQEQASCAETNFDYYNVSDDDSEGTSHKNKVEEKGREGGGTMQWLLEREKERDLQRKFEKNLTFLSPKEGEGNSSQKSAHSTRLDSMDSSSVTVDSGFNSPRTRESLASNTSSNVDNNRRQNLALSPGHLGTKRPPPPYQPPSFRTIPEPPTTRPEKQASITSV; this comes from the exons ATGTTTATTCCTACATACTGCTACGTCCTGTCCGCAGATGCCACAGATCTCCTACCAGCTTTAAGGAGCTGCTCCTTTTCGCGAGCTTCCAGCCACTCACAGCGTTTCGGCCAGAGTGGGACATGGAGTTCAGCAG GTGATGTGTCTCCGATCAGCATGTCTCCGATTAGTCAGTCCCAGTTCATCCCGCTGGGGGAGATCCTGTGTCTGGCCATCTCGGCCATGAACTCCGCCCGCAAGACAGTCACGCAGGAGACCCTAACCGAACACCTCGCAACATGCTTCCCAG GCGTCCCCACCCCAAGCCTGGAGATCTTGCGTCACACCCTGAACATGCTCGTCCGGGAGCGTAAGATCTACCCGACCCCAGAGGGCTACTTCATCGTCACCCCACAGACCTACTTCATCACTCCGTCCCTCGTCCGCACCAGCAGCAAGTGGTATCACCTGGACGAGAGGataccggggggcggggcacaaCAACCgtgctcctcccctccctccggCACGGTCACACCCTCCACCTCGGGCTGCGTCAGGGAGCGGTCGCACCACAAGAGCCACGGCGACTCCTACGGCGACGGCTACCGGGACGACGTGCCCAGCGCACACGCCTCCACGCTGCAGCGGAGGGCCAAGGAGCACAAGGAGCCGCCGTACGCCGTGTCTCCGCCTCCCCTGCAGGCGTCGCCCTCGGACAAGAGCCGCAGCGCGCTGGGATTCGGCTCGAAGGCGGACGGCGGCGGTAAGCAGAGGGACGGCAGCGGCGTCAGCAGCAGCGAGAAGCAGTCGAAGAAGTTCGGCCTGAAGCTCTTCAGACTCAGCTTCAAGAAGGACAAGGCGAAGCAGCTGGCGACCTTCTCCGCCCAGTTTCCGCCCGAGGAGTGGCCCCTGCGCGACGAGGAGACGCCCAGCACGGTGCCGAGGGACGTGGAGATGGAGATCATCCGGCGGATCAACCCGGACCTGACGGTGGAGAACCTGGCCCGGCACACGGCCGTGATGAAGCggctggaggaggagaaggcccAGAGGAGCAAGGCCAGCTCGGCCGCCCAGCAGAGCGCCCGCAGCAAACGCAGCCGCGGCCACCGCAGGGCCCAGCAGGGGCGGCCGTCCCGCTCGCACAGCAAGACGCGCGTGTCGAGGGGCGACCCGTCCGACGGCTCCAACCTGGACGTCTCCTACGACAGGGACTACCGCTTCTACAGCTCGTCGCTGGTGCGCTCCCCGAGGGAGGCCATGATGTCCATGGAGCGGAACCGGGGCAAGTACATGGTGCACAGCAACCCCAACATCGTGGAGTCGCACTTCGCCACGGCGCCCGAGTGGGACGTGTCGGGCGAGCTGGCCAAGAGGAGGACGGAGATGCCCTTCCCCGAGCCCTCGCGTGCACAGGCGCACTCCAAAGTGCACCGCAGCCACAGTCACACGCAGGAGCGGAAGTCGCGCAACGAGAGGTCGGACAAGGCCAAAGAGAGGTCGCGCTCCATGGACAACTCCAAGGGCCCTCTGGGGGGGCCCTTCTTGGGTGGCCCTGAGGACTTCGAGTGCACTCCGGACGACAGGAGTCGGTACTACACCGACGACGGGACGTTGAGGGCGTCTGCCCAGAAAAGCCACTACTCCCGCGTTATGCTGTGCGCTGCTAGGTTGAACTCTGACGTCTGCGTGCCTGAGGTGGGGAGGGGGCCCCTCGAGGACGTCATGCACTGTAGACCGCTGCAGAAGAGCAAGAGCAAAGACAGTTTGCCGCCCTACGGCGACCTTCTCTCCTGTTCTCCCAAAGCGTCCGTGGACGACTACTTCCAGCGAACCTCCTCGAACGAGGCCTCCTTCTCCGCTCCCTCGCCGCTCGTGAAATCCAGCCACGATTTCGGAGATGTCGTCCGGAAGGGAGTCCCTTTGGAGCGGCCGACGCCCCTCCTGACGTCCACTCACCCTGTGGAGTACAAGGACGACCCTGCGCTGGGACAGAGCGCCATGTCCTTACCTGTGCCTAGCCAGACACCAGAGCCTTCGCCCAACGGACGCTTGATGCATCAACACAATCCCGACTCAGGTGACTTGGACAAAATGGCGGAGGTGTATAGCCAAGAGACACTGTTCACATCGGCGGACTACATAGAAAGCAGTTTCTCCAGGCCCGGCACGATGCGTAAATCTCCGCACGCAAAGTCCTCCGAGGTGCTGGAGAGccaggagtgtgtggagagcgCTCTGCCGATAGCCGCGCCTCCCGCCCCGGGCCAGGAGCAGGCCTCGTGCGCCGAGACCAACTTCGACTACTACAACGTGTCGGACGACGACTCGGAGGGGACCAGCCACAAGAACAAAGTGGAGGAGAAAGGGCGGGAAGGCGGCGGGACCATGCAGTGGCtcctggagagggagaaggagagagacctCCAGCGCAAGTTCGAGAAGAACCTGACCTTCCTCAGCCCTAAAGAGGGGGAGGGAAACAGCAGTCAGAAGTCAGCCCACTCCACTCGCCTTGATAGCATGGACTCCAGCAGTGTCACTGTGGACAGTGGATTTAATTCCCCACG CACTCGGGAGAGCCTCGCCTCAAACACCTCCAGCAATGTGGACAATAACCGCCGGCAGAACCTGGCCCTGAGTCCGGGGCACCTGGGCACCAAGCGGCCCCCACCACCGTACCAGCCGCCCAGCTTCCGAACCATCCCCGAGCCCCCGACCACCCGGCCGGAGAAGCAGGCCTCCATCACCAGCGTGTAG
- the stox2b gene encoding storkhead-box protein 2 isoform X2, producing MKKTRSTTLRRAWPSSDLSDRVSDHRVRSRSEKDYRLHKHYPKAFFCPSPRIYIPTGDVSPISMSPISQSQFIPLGEILCLAISAMNSARKTVTQETLTEHLATCFPGVPTPSLEILRHTLNMLVRERKIYPTPEGYFIVTPQTYFITPSLVRTSSKWYHLDERIPGGGAQQPCSSPPSGTVTPSTSGCVRERSHHKSHGDSYGDGYRDDVPSAHASTLQRRAKEHKEPPYAVSPPPLQASPSDKSRSALGFGSKADGGGKQRDGSGVSSSEKQSKKFGLKLFRLSFKKDKAKQLATFSAQFPPEEWPLRDEETPSTVPRDVEMEIIRRINPDLTVENLARHTAVMKRLEEEKAQRSKASSAAQQSARSKRSRGHRRAQQGRPSRSHSKTRVSRGDPSDGSNLDVSYDRDYRFYSSSLVRSPREAMMSMERNRGKYMVHSNPNIVESHFATAPEWDVSGELAKRRTEMPFPEPSRAQAHSKVHRSHSHTQERKSRNERSDKAKERSRSMDNSKGPLGGPFLGGPEDFECTPDDRSRYYTDDGTLRASAQKSHYSRVMLCAARLNSDVCVPEVGRGPLEDVMHCRPLQKSKSKDSLPPYGDLLSCSPKASVDDYFQRTSSNEASFSAPSPLVKSSHDFGDVVRKGVPLERPTPLLTSTHPVEYKDDPALGQSAMSLPVPSQTPEPSPNGRLMHQHNPDSGDLDKMAEVYSQETLFTSADYIESSFSRPGTMRKSPHAKSSEVLESQECVESALPIAAPPAPGQEQASCAETNFDYYNVSDDDSEGTSHKNKVEEKGREGGGTMQWLLEREKERDLQRKFEKNLTFLSPKEGEGNSSQKSAHSTRLDSMDSSSVTVDSGFNSPRTRESLASNTSSNVDNNRRQNLALSPGHLGTKRPPPPYQPPSFRTIPEPPTTRPEKQASITSV from the exons GTGATGTGTCTCCGATCAGCATGTCTCCGATTAGTCAGTCCCAGTTCATCCCGCTGGGGGAGATCCTGTGTCTGGCCATCTCGGCCATGAACTCCGCCCGCAAGACAGTCACGCAGGAGACCCTAACCGAACACCTCGCAACATGCTTCCCAG GCGTCCCCACCCCAAGCCTGGAGATCTTGCGTCACACCCTGAACATGCTCGTCCGGGAGCGTAAGATCTACCCGACCCCAGAGGGCTACTTCATCGTCACCCCACAGACCTACTTCATCACTCCGTCCCTCGTCCGCACCAGCAGCAAGTGGTATCACCTGGACGAGAGGataccggggggcggggcacaaCAACCgtgctcctcccctccctccggCACGGTCACACCCTCCACCTCGGGCTGCGTCAGGGAGCGGTCGCACCACAAGAGCCACGGCGACTCCTACGGCGACGGCTACCGGGACGACGTGCCCAGCGCACACGCCTCCACGCTGCAGCGGAGGGCCAAGGAGCACAAGGAGCCGCCGTACGCCGTGTCTCCGCCTCCCCTGCAGGCGTCGCCCTCGGACAAGAGCCGCAGCGCGCTGGGATTCGGCTCGAAGGCGGACGGCGGCGGTAAGCAGAGGGACGGCAGCGGCGTCAGCAGCAGCGAGAAGCAGTCGAAGAAGTTCGGCCTGAAGCTCTTCAGACTCAGCTTCAAGAAGGACAAGGCGAAGCAGCTGGCGACCTTCTCCGCCCAGTTTCCGCCCGAGGAGTGGCCCCTGCGCGACGAGGAGACGCCCAGCACGGTGCCGAGGGACGTGGAGATGGAGATCATCCGGCGGATCAACCCGGACCTGACGGTGGAGAACCTGGCCCGGCACACGGCCGTGATGAAGCggctggaggaggagaaggcccAGAGGAGCAAGGCCAGCTCGGCCGCCCAGCAGAGCGCCCGCAGCAAACGCAGCCGCGGCCACCGCAGGGCCCAGCAGGGGCGGCCGTCCCGCTCGCACAGCAAGACGCGCGTGTCGAGGGGCGACCCGTCCGACGGCTCCAACCTGGACGTCTCCTACGACAGGGACTACCGCTTCTACAGCTCGTCGCTGGTGCGCTCCCCGAGGGAGGCCATGATGTCCATGGAGCGGAACCGGGGCAAGTACATGGTGCACAGCAACCCCAACATCGTGGAGTCGCACTTCGCCACGGCGCCCGAGTGGGACGTGTCGGGCGAGCTGGCCAAGAGGAGGACGGAGATGCCCTTCCCCGAGCCCTCGCGTGCACAGGCGCACTCCAAAGTGCACCGCAGCCACAGTCACACGCAGGAGCGGAAGTCGCGCAACGAGAGGTCGGACAAGGCCAAAGAGAGGTCGCGCTCCATGGACAACTCCAAGGGCCCTCTGGGGGGGCCCTTCTTGGGTGGCCCTGAGGACTTCGAGTGCACTCCGGACGACAGGAGTCGGTACTACACCGACGACGGGACGTTGAGGGCGTCTGCCCAGAAAAGCCACTACTCCCGCGTTATGCTGTGCGCTGCTAGGTTGAACTCTGACGTCTGCGTGCCTGAGGTGGGGAGGGGGCCCCTCGAGGACGTCATGCACTGTAGACCGCTGCAGAAGAGCAAGAGCAAAGACAGTTTGCCGCCCTACGGCGACCTTCTCTCCTGTTCTCCCAAAGCGTCCGTGGACGACTACTTCCAGCGAACCTCCTCGAACGAGGCCTCCTTCTCCGCTCCCTCGCCGCTCGTGAAATCCAGCCACGATTTCGGAGATGTCGTCCGGAAGGGAGTCCCTTTGGAGCGGCCGACGCCCCTCCTGACGTCCACTCACCCTGTGGAGTACAAGGACGACCCTGCGCTGGGACAGAGCGCCATGTCCTTACCTGTGCCTAGCCAGACACCAGAGCCTTCGCCCAACGGACGCTTGATGCATCAACACAATCCCGACTCAGGTGACTTGGACAAAATGGCGGAGGTGTATAGCCAAGAGACACTGTTCACATCGGCGGACTACATAGAAAGCAGTTTCTCCAGGCCCGGCACGATGCGTAAATCTCCGCACGCAAAGTCCTCCGAGGTGCTGGAGAGccaggagtgtgtggagagcgCTCTGCCGATAGCCGCGCCTCCCGCCCCGGGCCAGGAGCAGGCCTCGTGCGCCGAGACCAACTTCGACTACTACAACGTGTCGGACGACGACTCGGAGGGGACCAGCCACAAGAACAAAGTGGAGGAGAAAGGGCGGGAAGGCGGCGGGACCATGCAGTGGCtcctggagagggagaaggagagagacctCCAGCGCAAGTTCGAGAAGAACCTGACCTTCCTCAGCCCTAAAGAGGGGGAGGGAAACAGCAGTCAGAAGTCAGCCCACTCCACTCGCCTTGATAGCATGGACTCCAGCAGTGTCACTGTGGACAGTGGATTTAATTCCCCACG CACTCGGGAGAGCCTCGCCTCAAACACCTCCAGCAATGTGGACAATAACCGCCGGCAGAACCTGGCCCTGAGTCCGGGGCACCTGGGCACCAAGCGGCCCCCACCACCGTACCAGCCGCCCAGCTTCCGAACCATCCCCGAGCCCCCGACCACCCGGCCGGAGAAGCAGGCCTCCATCACCAGCGTGTAG
- the stox2b gene encoding storkhead-box protein 2 isoform X4 — protein MSPISQSQFIPLGEILCLAISAMNSARKTVTQETLTEHLATCFPGVPTPSLEILRHTLNMLVRERKIYPTPEGYFIVTPQTYFITPSLVRTSSKWYHLDERIPGGGAQQPCSSPPSGTVTPSTSGCVRERSHHKSHGDSYGDGYRDDVPSAHASTLQRRAKEHKEPPYAVSPPPLQASPSDKSRSALGFGSKADGGGKQRDGSGVSSSEKQSKKFGLKLFRLSFKKDKAKQLATFSAQFPPEEWPLRDEETPSTVPRDVEMEIIRRINPDLTVENLARHTAVMKRLEEEKAQRSKASSAAQQSARSKRSRGHRRAQQGRPSRSHSKTRVSRGDPSDGSNLDVSYDRDYRFYSSSLVRSPREAMMSMERNRGKYMVHSNPNIVESHFATAPEWDVSGELAKRRTEMPFPEPSRAQAHSKVHRSHSHTQERKSRNERSDKAKERSRSMDNSKGPLGGPFLGGPEDFECTPDDRSRYYTDDGTLRASAQKSHYSRVMLCAARLNSDVCVPEVGRGPLEDVMHCRPLQKSKSKDSLPPYGDLLSCSPKASVDDYFQRTSSNEASFSAPSPLVKSSHDFGDVVRKGVPLERPTPLLTSTHPVEYKDDPALGQSAMSLPVPSQTPEPSPNGRLMHQHNPDSGDLDKMAEVYSQETLFTSADYIESSFSRPGTMRKSPHAKSSEVLESQECVESALPIAAPPAPGQEQASCAETNFDYYNVSDDDSEGTSHKNKVEEKGREGGGTMQWLLEREKERDLQRKFEKNLTFLSPKEGEGNSSQKSAHSTRLDSMDSSSVTVDSGFNSPRTRESLASNTSSNVDNNRRQNLALSPGHLGTKRPPPPYQPPSFRTIPEPPTTRPEKQASITSV, from the exons ATGTCTCCGATTAGTCAGTCCCAGTTCATCCCGCTGGGGGAGATCCTGTGTCTGGCCATCTCGGCCATGAACTCCGCCCGCAAGACAGTCACGCAGGAGACCCTAACCGAACACCTCGCAACATGCTTCCCAG GCGTCCCCACCCCAAGCCTGGAGATCTTGCGTCACACCCTGAACATGCTCGTCCGGGAGCGTAAGATCTACCCGACCCCAGAGGGCTACTTCATCGTCACCCCACAGACCTACTTCATCACTCCGTCCCTCGTCCGCACCAGCAGCAAGTGGTATCACCTGGACGAGAGGataccggggggcggggcacaaCAACCgtgctcctcccctccctccggCACGGTCACACCCTCCACCTCGGGCTGCGTCAGGGAGCGGTCGCACCACAAGAGCCACGGCGACTCCTACGGCGACGGCTACCGGGACGACGTGCCCAGCGCACACGCCTCCACGCTGCAGCGGAGGGCCAAGGAGCACAAGGAGCCGCCGTACGCCGTGTCTCCGCCTCCCCTGCAGGCGTCGCCCTCGGACAAGAGCCGCAGCGCGCTGGGATTCGGCTCGAAGGCGGACGGCGGCGGTAAGCAGAGGGACGGCAGCGGCGTCAGCAGCAGCGAGAAGCAGTCGAAGAAGTTCGGCCTGAAGCTCTTCAGACTCAGCTTCAAGAAGGACAAGGCGAAGCAGCTGGCGACCTTCTCCGCCCAGTTTCCGCCCGAGGAGTGGCCCCTGCGCGACGAGGAGACGCCCAGCACGGTGCCGAGGGACGTGGAGATGGAGATCATCCGGCGGATCAACCCGGACCTGACGGTGGAGAACCTGGCCCGGCACACGGCCGTGATGAAGCggctggaggaggagaaggcccAGAGGAGCAAGGCCAGCTCGGCCGCCCAGCAGAGCGCCCGCAGCAAACGCAGCCGCGGCCACCGCAGGGCCCAGCAGGGGCGGCCGTCCCGCTCGCACAGCAAGACGCGCGTGTCGAGGGGCGACCCGTCCGACGGCTCCAACCTGGACGTCTCCTACGACAGGGACTACCGCTTCTACAGCTCGTCGCTGGTGCGCTCCCCGAGGGAGGCCATGATGTCCATGGAGCGGAACCGGGGCAAGTACATGGTGCACAGCAACCCCAACATCGTGGAGTCGCACTTCGCCACGGCGCCCGAGTGGGACGTGTCGGGCGAGCTGGCCAAGAGGAGGACGGAGATGCCCTTCCCCGAGCCCTCGCGTGCACAGGCGCACTCCAAAGTGCACCGCAGCCACAGTCACACGCAGGAGCGGAAGTCGCGCAACGAGAGGTCGGACAAGGCCAAAGAGAGGTCGCGCTCCATGGACAACTCCAAGGGCCCTCTGGGGGGGCCCTTCTTGGGTGGCCCTGAGGACTTCGAGTGCACTCCGGACGACAGGAGTCGGTACTACACCGACGACGGGACGTTGAGGGCGTCTGCCCAGAAAAGCCACTACTCCCGCGTTATGCTGTGCGCTGCTAGGTTGAACTCTGACGTCTGCGTGCCTGAGGTGGGGAGGGGGCCCCTCGAGGACGTCATGCACTGTAGACCGCTGCAGAAGAGCAAGAGCAAAGACAGTTTGCCGCCCTACGGCGACCTTCTCTCCTGTTCTCCCAAAGCGTCCGTGGACGACTACTTCCAGCGAACCTCCTCGAACGAGGCCTCCTTCTCCGCTCCCTCGCCGCTCGTGAAATCCAGCCACGATTTCGGAGATGTCGTCCGGAAGGGAGTCCCTTTGGAGCGGCCGACGCCCCTCCTGACGTCCACTCACCCTGTGGAGTACAAGGACGACCCTGCGCTGGGACAGAGCGCCATGTCCTTACCTGTGCCTAGCCAGACACCAGAGCCTTCGCCCAACGGACGCTTGATGCATCAACACAATCCCGACTCAGGTGACTTGGACAAAATGGCGGAGGTGTATAGCCAAGAGACACTGTTCACATCGGCGGACTACATAGAAAGCAGTTTCTCCAGGCCCGGCACGATGCGTAAATCTCCGCACGCAAAGTCCTCCGAGGTGCTGGAGAGccaggagtgtgtggagagcgCTCTGCCGATAGCCGCGCCTCCCGCCCCGGGCCAGGAGCAGGCCTCGTGCGCCGAGACCAACTTCGACTACTACAACGTGTCGGACGACGACTCGGAGGGGACCAGCCACAAGAACAAAGTGGAGGAGAAAGGGCGGGAAGGCGGCGGGACCATGCAGTGGCtcctggagagggagaaggagagagacctCCAGCGCAAGTTCGAGAAGAACCTGACCTTCCTCAGCCCTAAAGAGGGGGAGGGAAACAGCAGTCAGAAGTCAGCCCACTCCACTCGCCTTGATAGCATGGACTCCAGCAGTGTCACTGTGGACAGTGGATTTAATTCCCCACG CACTCGGGAGAGCCTCGCCTCAAACACCTCCAGCAATGTGGACAATAACCGCCGGCAGAACCTGGCCCTGAGTCCGGGGCACCTGGGCACCAAGCGGCCCCCACCACCGTACCAGCCGCCCAGCTTCCGAACCATCCCCGAGCCCCCGACCACCCGGCCGGAGAAGCAGGCCTCCATCACCAGCGTGTAG